From Vibrio crassostreae, one genomic window encodes:
- a CDS encoding rhodanese-like domain-containing protein: MKTLLSLSALCIALLSSGVQASERAETGWELIEKGALVVDVRTPAEFEQGHLNNAINYPLSEVATHFAKIDKDQPIVLYCRSGNRSGQAYQFLRAQGFTQIHNAGGLIEMQESQ; encoded by the coding sequence ATGAAAACCTTACTTTCACTTTCAGCATTATGTATCGCACTACTCAGTTCAGGCGTTCAAGCCTCTGAGCGTGCTGAGACAGGGTGGGAATTAATAGAGAAAGGCGCATTAGTGGTTGATGTCAGAACACCTGCAGAGTTCGAACAAGGGCATCTGAACAACGCCATCAACTACCCTCTTTCTGAAGTCGCTACTCACTTCGCCAAGATAGATAAAGACCAACCGATCGTTTTGTATTGCCGCAGTGGTAATCGTTCAGGACAAGCCTATCAATTCTTGCGAGCTCAAGGATTTACTCAAATCCACAACGCAGGTGGGTTAATAGAAATGCAAGAAAGCCAATAG
- the nrfB gene encoding cytochrome c nitrite reductase pentaheme subunit, giving the protein MGNIKLAIVIMLKSLLAFCLYGYSIHAVAEPAVTPVGESTRHEVELIRDKDYKCVQCHKDSKETVLGSHGESAHALLGREVNCTDCHSSISPDHREGAPEVVKYRAAQSQPGTEKVFLDPSLILDANSQCIDCHKPDDLREASWTHDVHAQNLTCSNCHDVHATEAKVLGLDKKQTIKLCVDCHSDFNQKKEEE; this is encoded by the coding sequence ATGGGCAATATTAAATTGGCCATAGTCATAATGCTTAAATCCCTTCTAGCATTCTGCCTCTATGGTTATTCCATTCATGCTGTTGCTGAGCCTGCTGTTACGCCAGTAGGAGAATCAACAAGACATGAAGTCGAATTAATACGTGACAAAGACTACAAGTGTGTTCAATGCCATAAAGATTCAAAAGAAACGGTATTGGGTTCACATGGTGAAAGTGCACACGCTTTACTTGGTCGTGAAGTAAATTGTACCGACTGTCATAGTTCTATTAGCCCCGATCACCGTGAAGGTGCACCTGAAGTGGTGAAGTATCGCGCGGCTCAATCACAACCGGGAACCGAGAAGGTTTTCCTAGACCCTAGCTTAATTTTAGATGCCAATAGCCAATGTATAGATTGTCACAAACCGGATGATCTGCGCGAAGCTAGTTGGACCCACGATGTTCACGCGCAAAACTTAACGTGTTCAAACTGTCATGATGTTCATGCGACTGAAGCAAAGGTGTTGGGCTTAGATAAAAAGCAAACCATCAAGCTGTGTGTGGATTGCCATTCAGACTTCAACCAGAAGAAAGAAGAGGAGTAA
- the nrfD gene encoding cytochrome c nitrite reductase subunit NrfD: MSAWDTAFQSGTVVWDWIIAIYLFLAGMSAGAVMISIYLKRKVIEGDPAHNGVLKATAFLAPFGIISGLLILVFHLTKPLSFWKIMIFYNPTSVMSMGVILFQVYMVILFLWIGIIFRDQIVVFLNDQAWLKGRLDFVGNWIGKLEVFENALEIFLAVLALMLAAYTGFLLSALNTFPLLNNPVLPILFLFSSLSSGAAACILFGVLVFKESPHSPSISWIHGFERPVVMFELFVLITFFTGLIFAGGQSEQAVWNAIGSGFWASWFWYGVIGVGMVLPLLLNAVTPTSIRHSSVYIFSVTSLSLMGVLMLRTFVLYAGQLTIA, from the coding sequence ATGAGTGCATGGGACACAGCTTTTCAGTCTGGTACTGTGGTATGGGACTGGATTATAGCAATCTATCTATTTCTCGCGGGGATGTCGGCAGGTGCCGTAATGATCTCCATTTACCTAAAACGTAAGGTCATTGAAGGCGATCCTGCTCATAATGGGGTGTTAAAGGCCACGGCTTTTCTCGCGCCATTCGGGATCATTTCAGGTCTGCTTATCTTGGTTTTCCACCTGACAAAACCGTTATCCTTTTGGAAGATCATGATCTTCTATAACCCAACATCTGTGATGTCGATGGGTGTGATCTTATTCCAAGTGTATATGGTGATCCTATTCCTTTGGATCGGCATTATATTCCGGGATCAAATTGTCGTGTTCTTGAATGACCAAGCTTGGTTAAAAGGGCGACTCGATTTTGTCGGTAACTGGATTGGCAAATTGGAAGTGTTTGAGAATGCTTTGGAAATCTTCTTAGCTGTTCTTGCTCTGATGCTTGCCGCTTATACCGGATTCTTGTTGTCAGCTTTGAATACTTTCCCACTATTGAATAACCCAGTGTTGCCGATTTTGTTCTTATTCTCGAGCTTATCCTCAGGAGCGGCGGCGTGTATTTTATTTGGTGTGTTGGTCTTTAAGGAATCACCTCATAGCCCGAGTATTTCATGGATCCACGGATTCGAACGTCCGGTCGTGATGTTTGAGTTGTTTGTTCTTATTACTTTCTTTACTGGGCTTATCTTCGCTGGTGGTCAAAGTGAGCAAGCAGTATGGAACGCAATTGGCAGTGGTTTCTGGGCGAGTTGGTTCTGGTACGGCGTCATCGGTGTCGGCATGGTTTTACCGTTGTTGCTGAATGCAGTGACACCAACCTCAATCCGCCATAGCTCGGTGTATATTTTTTCAGTGACTTCGCTAAGCCTAATGGGTGTATTAATGCTGCGAACGTTTGTCCTTTACGCAGGGCAGTTAACGATAGCTTAA
- a CDS encoding TPR domain-containing protein, translating to MDIWLLVALVLMSLFLIVVVIAASDNGSHLKGNVVISLTAVALSVLIWSQMKQETPQLPLDDSNGYTATDFEGELQQSLKQDPNQSDLWFKLGGVYMQKGEFDAAFTCYDYAIRLDPQAPSGLYAAKATALYYLSSQTMSDDVNALLDHSMQLDPNDRTALMLIATDHFISMRYQQAIDAWTQILDSNQKGIDRVSIIHSINQAKQMIR from the coding sequence ATGGACATCTGGTTGTTGGTTGCGTTAGTACTAATGAGCCTGTTTTTGATCGTGGTCGTTATTGCCGCGAGCGACAATGGTAGTCATCTAAAAGGCAATGTGGTGATTTCCCTTACTGCAGTGGCTCTGAGTGTGCTTATCTGGTCTCAAATGAAACAGGAGACACCTCAACTTCCTTTGGATGATAGCAATGGTTACACGGCAACAGATTTCGAAGGTGAGCTTCAACAAAGCCTCAAACAAGATCCGAATCAATCCGATTTGTGGTTTAAGCTGGGTGGTGTGTATATGCAGAAAGGAGAGTTTGATGCAGCGTTCACCTGTTATGACTACGCGATTCGATTGGATCCTCAAGCACCATCGGGCCTTTATGCGGCCAAAGCAACCGCACTTTATTACCTCAGCTCTCAAACGATGAGCGATGACGTGAATGCGTTATTGGATCACTCAATGCAGCTTGATCCCAATGATCGTACGGCATTGATGCTGATTGCGACCGATCATTTCATCAGCATGCGCTATCAACAAGCGATTGATGCGTGGACTCAAATCCTCGACTCCAATCAAAAGGGGATTGATCGCGTTTCGATTATTCACTCGATCAACCAAGCCAAACAGATGATCCGCTAA
- the nrfC gene encoding cytochrome c nitrite reductase Fe-S protein, with translation MSCSRRNFLAGAGAVIFTTSVAGTAAVTSRKTLANVQEDGAKRYGMIHDETACIGCTACTEACREVNKVPEGVSRLEIIKSEPQGEYPNVDYRFTRNSCQHCDNAPCVMVCPTGAAYKDEKTGIVDVHKEKCVGCGYCLLACPYQVRFFHPENKSADKCNFCRDTNLAQGKLPACVESCPTKALVFGDLNDPKSEINQVLKSEVVYRDKAYLGTQPKLYKVPHQKGEI, from the coding sequence ATGAGCTGCTCAAGAAGAAACTTTTTAGCTGGCGCTGGTGCCGTTATTTTTACTACAAGTGTTGCGGGAACGGCGGCGGTAACAAGCCGTAAAACGCTAGCCAATGTTCAAGAGGACGGGGCTAAACGTTATGGAATGATTCATGACGAGACCGCGTGTATTGGTTGCACCGCTTGTACAGAAGCATGTCGTGAAGTAAACAAAGTGCCTGAAGGCGTGTCGCGCTTAGAAATTATTAAGAGCGAACCCCAAGGCGAATATCCAAATGTTGATTACCGTTTTACTCGTAACTCTTGCCAACATTGTGATAATGCACCCTGCGTGATGGTTTGCCCAACAGGCGCGGCCTACAAAGATGAAAAAACTGGCATCGTTGATGTGCATAAAGAGAAGTGTGTCGGTTGTGGTTACTGTTTGTTAGCGTGCCCGTATCAAGTGCGCTTCTTCCACCCTGAGAATAAATCGGCTGATAAATGTAACTTCTGTCGTGATACCAATCTTGCACAAGGGAAGCTGCCTGCTTGTGTCGAATCTTGCCCGACCAAGGCGCTAGTATTTGGCGATCTAAATGACCCTAAGAGTGAGATAAACCAGGTGCTTAAATCTGAGGTGGTTTACAGGGATAAAGCTTATCTAGGCACTCAGCCAAAACTCTACAAAGTGCCACACCAAAAAGGGGAGATTTGA
- the nrfA gene encoding ammonia-forming nitrite reductase cytochrome c552 subunit — protein MKKHWIRNSVTALLMVSASLASATSFAASEQKEIGDPRNDQFEQNHPDQYHSWRQTSESETIEDALKEDPNMVIMWAGYGFAKDYNKARGHFYAIDDVRQTLRTGGPTDENSGPMPMACWSCKSPDVARVIEERGEDGYFEGKWARLGNEIVNPIGCADCHDTQSEGFKNGEPALKVTRPYVERAFDAIGKKFEDQGRLDQQASVCAQCHVEYYFTGPTKGVKFPWDKGTRVEQMEEYYDGIGFKDWTHKVSKAPMLKAQHPGYETWREGIHGKNKVACVDCHMPKVTKEDGTVYTDHKVGNPFDRFEDTCANCHTQSKETMRNIVSSRKAQVLNMKLTAEKQIVAAHFEAGAAWEAGATEQEMEPILLDIRHAQWRWDYAIASHGVHMHAPEIALEVLGTAVDRAADARTKIVRLLAKKGITDPIEIPDISTKEAAQKALGMDMDKMNAEKQHFLDTVVPKWEEQAEKREASYEY, from the coding sequence GTGAAAAAGCATTGGATACGTAATTCGGTCACAGCACTATTAATGGTTAGCGCATCACTAGCAAGCGCAACCAGTTTTGCTGCGTCTGAACAAAAAGAAATTGGCGACCCTCGTAACGACCAGTTCGAGCAAAACCACCCAGATCAATATCATTCATGGAGACAGACTTCAGAAAGCGAAACCATTGAAGACGCACTAAAAGAAGATCCCAACATGGTTATCATGTGGGCTGGCTACGGCTTCGCAAAAGATTACAACAAGGCACGTGGTCACTTTTATGCGATTGACGATGTACGACAAACACTTCGTACTGGCGGCCCAACGGACGAAAACTCTGGCCCTATGCCAATGGCGTGCTGGAGCTGTAAAAGCCCAGACGTAGCACGTGTTATCGAAGAGCGTGGTGAAGACGGTTACTTTGAAGGTAAATGGGCACGTCTTGGCAACGAGATTGTGAATCCTATTGGCTGTGCCGACTGTCACGACACCCAAAGCGAAGGCTTTAAAAATGGTGAGCCAGCACTGAAGGTGACGCGTCCTTATGTTGAACGTGCGTTCGATGCGATTGGTAAGAAGTTTGAAGACCAAGGTCGCTTAGATCAACAAGCTTCCGTTTGTGCTCAATGTCATGTGGAATACTACTTCACAGGGCCAACAAAAGGCGTGAAATTCCCTTGGGACAAAGGGACTCGTGTTGAGCAAATGGAAGAGTATTACGATGGAATCGGCTTTAAAGATTGGACGCACAAAGTATCTAAAGCGCCAATGCTAAAAGCACAGCACCCTGGCTATGAAACGTGGCGTGAAGGCATTCACGGCAAAAACAAAGTTGCTTGTGTTGACTGTCATATGCCGAAAGTGACCAAAGAAGATGGCACCGTTTATACCGACCATAAAGTGGGTAACCCATTCGACCGCTTCGAAGATACGTGTGCAAACTGTCACACTCAATCTAAAGAAACCATGCGTAACATCGTTTCAAGCCGTAAAGCTCAAGTGCTAAACATGAAGCTGACCGCTGAGAAACAAATCGTTGCCGCTCACTTTGAAGCAGGCGCGGCATGGGAAGCAGGTGCGACAGAGCAAGAGATGGAGCCTATCCTACTGGATATCCGTCACGCTCAATGGCGTTGGGACTACGCTATTGCGTCTCACGGCGTACATATGCATGCACCTGAAATCGCTCTAGAAGTGCTAGGCACTGCCGTTGACCGCGCAGCCGATGCTCGTACTAAGATTGTTCGTCTACTGGCGAAGAAAGGCATCACTGATCCAATCGAGATTCCAGACATCTCAACCAAAGAGGCGGCTCAAAAAGCGCTTGGAATGGACATGGATAAGATGAACGCTGAAAAACAACACTTCTTAGACACAGTTGTTCCTAAATGGGAAGAGCAAGCTGAAAAGCGTGAAGCCAGCTACGAATACTAG